GCGCGCACGACTGGCGATCTGCGCCTGGGTGGCCACACTGCTGGCGTCCTGCGCGATGCTGCCCCTGGTCTCCCCGGCGACCTGGATCATCCAGGCCGCCTTCATGCTGGCGATCCAGACCGGCGTCGGCGCGGCGACCCGGCGGGTGCCGCTGGCCCGGCCGCTGACCGTCGCGGCGCAGGCCCTGGTCACCCTGCTGATGCTGACCCTGGTCTTCGCGCACGCGCAGGCCCTCGCCGGGTTCGTCCCGGGCCCCGAGGCCTTCCAGCACTTCGCCGACCTGCTGCGGGAGGGTTCCGACGACGTCTCCCGGTACGCGATCCCGGCACCGCTGCACGACGGCATCCGGCTGATGCTCATCGGCGGTGTCCTGGTGATCGGCCTCGCGGTGGACACGCTCGCGGTCACCTTCCGCAGCGCGGCCCCGGCCGGACTGCCGCTCCTCGCGCTGTACTCGGTCGCCGCCGGGCTGTCCGAGAGCAGTGTCAGCTGGCTGTGGTTCCTGCTCGCAGCCGCCGGCTACCTCATGCTCCTGCTGGCCGAGGGCCGGGACCGGCTCGCCCAGTGGGGCCGCGTCTTCGGCGGAGCACCGCGTACCACCCCCGGCTCGGAGTCCTCGGGCCCGCTCGCCCCGGTCCGCACCGGGCGGCGGATCGGCGCGGTCGCGATGGCCATCGCCCTGCTGCCGCTGCCCACCATCTCGGGCGGCCTGCTGGACGCGGCCGGGACCGGCGTGGGCTCGGGCAACGGAAGCGGCGGCACGATCTCCGCGGTCAACCCGCTGGTCTCGCTGCGCGACAGCCTGAACGTGGACGAGAACCGCCAGGTCCTGTCCGTGCGCACCAACACGAACGACATCTCGGACATGTATCTGCGGATCGTGTCCCTGGACGACTTCGACGGCACCACCTGGAAGCCGTCCCAGCGGCACATCCAGGGCGTGCCGAACCAGTTCCCCACCCCGACCGGCCTCGGCGCCGACATCAAGCGCTCGGAGATCCAGACCCGGATCTCGGCCGCGGACTGGTACGCCCAGGACTGGCTGCCGATGCCCTACCCGCCCAGCCACGTAAGCATCGACGGCAGCTGGCGCTACGAGCCCGTGGGCATGACGGTCGTGGGCGACCACGGCCAGAACACGCGCGGTGCGACCTACACGGTCAACAGCCTGGACGTACAGCCGACCGCGGAGCAGCTGGCCTCGGCACCGGAGCCGTCGGCGACGCTGCGGAACCAGTACACGAAGGTGCCGAAGTCGCTGCCCGCGGTGGTGGCCGACACGGCCCGCAAGGTCACCGCGGGCTCGACCAGTCACTACGAGGAGGCGGTCAAGCTCCAGGACTACTTCGCGGTGACCGGCGGCTTCCAGTACGACACCCAGGTGGACGTCGGCACCGGCCGCGACGCGATCGCCAAGTTCCTGAAGGACAAGCAGGGCTTCTGCGTCCACTTCTCCTTCGCGATGGCGGCGATGGCCCGCACCCTGGGCATCCCGGCCCGGGTCGCGGTGGGCTTCGCCCCGGGCACCCCGGAGGCGGACGGCACGGTGTCCGTGGGCCTGAAGGACGCACACGCCTGGCCCGAGCTGTACTTCGAGGGCGTGGGCTGGACCCGCTTCGAGCCGACCCCCAACCGGGGCTCGGTGCCGTCGTACACCCAGTCGACCACCCCCGGCAGCGACGTCCCGGACCCGGCCCGCCCCTCGGCCTCGACGAGCACGGCGCCCTCCGCGGCCCCCTCGGCGAGCGAGAGCTGCACGACCCAGCTGCGGAAGCTGGACGCGTGCTCCAGCCAGGCCCCGGCGCTCGCGGCGGGCGGTGACCCGCGCGGCCCCTGGTGGTACGTGCAGATGGTGACGCTGGGCCTGGGCGCGCTCCTGCTGCTGACGATCCCCTTCTCTCCGATGCTGTGGCGGACCCGGATGCGGTCCGTACGGCTGGGCGCGCACGGTCGCACGGAGTCCGAGGCGGCCCTCCACACGCTGGCCGTGTGGGAGGAACTGACCGATACCGCCTGGGACTTCGGGATCTCGCCCGACGATTCGCTGACCCCCCGCAGAGCGGCGGCGCGGATCGTGGACCTCGGACATCTCGACCCGCCGTCGGCCGCCTCGGTGCACCGGGTGGCGGACGCCGTGGAGCAGGTCCTGTACGCGCCCCGGCCACAGCTCGCGGCGGGGCTGGCACAGGACGTGCGGCGGGTGGTCGTCGGGTTCCAGGACACGGCCGGCCGCTCCACGCGGCTGCGCGCACTGGTCGCCCCGCGCTCGACCGTCCGGGTGGTGTGGGCGCTGTCGGCCTGGCGGACGTCGGTG
The nucleotide sequence above comes from Streptomyces sp. N50. Encoded proteins:
- a CDS encoding DUF3488 and transglutaminase-like domain-containing protein; the encoded protein is MSGRARLAICAWVATLLASCAMLPLVSPATWIIQAAFMLAIQTGVGAATRRVPLARPLTVAAQALVTLLMLTLVFAHAQALAGFVPGPEAFQHFADLLREGSDDVSRYAIPAPLHDGIRLMLIGGVLVIGLAVDTLAVTFRSAAPAGLPLLALYSVAAGLSESSVSWLWFLLAAAGYLMLLLAEGRDRLAQWGRVFGGAPRTTPGSESSGPLAPVRTGRRIGAVAMAIALLPLPTISGGLLDAAGTGVGSGNGSGGTISAVNPLVSLRDSLNVDENRQVLSVRTNTNDISDMYLRIVSLDDFDGTTWKPSQRHIQGVPNQFPTPTGLGADIKRSEIQTRISAADWYAQDWLPMPYPPSHVSIDGSWRYEPVGMTVVGDHGQNTRGATYTVNSLDVQPTAEQLASAPEPSATLRNQYTKVPKSLPAVVADTARKVTAGSTSHYEEAVKLQDYFAVTGGFQYDTQVDVGTGRDAIAKFLKDKQGFCVHFSFAMAAMARTLGIPARVAVGFAPGTPEADGTVSVGLKDAHAWPELYFEGVGWTRFEPTPNRGSVPSYTQSTTPGSDVPDPARPSASTSTAPSAAPSASESCTTQLRKLDACSSQAPALAAGGDPRGPWWYVQMVTLGLGALLLLTIPFSPMLWRTRMRSVRLGAHGRTESEAALHTLAVWEELTDTAWDFGISPDDSLTPRRAAARIVDLGHLDPPSAASVHRVADAVEQVLYAPRPQLAAGLAQDVRRVVVGFQDTAGRSTRLRALVAPRSTVRVVWALSAWRTSVTTRAAALRPTLRKPSGQQG